The Terriglobus roseus sequence GCGATCCAATGCATCAGCATGCAGCCGGATTCACCCTTCACGGGGCTGGAAGGACTGAAGCACATGCCGACAGCCATCGTTCCGCCCATCTACGACCCGAATCTTGCCGACCGGAACATATGGGCCGAGACGGAACCTGCCTACGCCATGTGCAAGCGACTCGCGCGTGAGCTAGGTATCCTCGTCGGCGTGTCGGCCGGAGCGAATGTCGACACCGCCCTCCGCATCGCGCAAGAGGAATACGACGCTGGCCGCGAGGCCGTGATCGTGACTGTCCTCTGCGATGGCGCAGAGAAGTACATGAGCGAACGCTTCTGGACGGAAGACTAGGTTTTAATAGAGACGATGCTCAAGCTGACCCAATCCGACTACGAGACCCTGCGCGCCCACGGTGAGGAGACTTACCCCAACGAGTGCTGCGGCATCATGCTCGGTCATACGGGCGACTGCAACCAGGTCGTGGAGCTTATGCGTGCGGGTAACACACGCACCGACTCCGCGCACAACCGATACCACATCGCGCCGCAGGAGCTCATCAAAGCCCAGCGCGAAGGACGCAAAAAGGGCCTGGACATCGTCGGCTTTTACCACTCGCACCCGGACCATCCGGCGCAGTGGTCTGCCACGGATTTTGCCGAAGCACACTGGTTTGGTTGTAGCTACGTCATCACGGCCGTCGCGCAGGGCAAGGCCGAGGTGACGAATGCATTCCTTCTGCGCGGCACCAGTGAAGACGACAAGACCTTCGAAAACGAAGAGATCCTGGTCGGCTAGCGACAGTCTTCCTCCCGACCGACGGAAGGACCAGGCGGAGCAGTTAGGGTCGGTTCGAAGGCAAATTACGAATCAGCATCCGAACTGAGCGCTACATAATCTAAACAACGCAGACGAGCCTTCCCGACCGTCGGGAGGGCCACGCGAAGCAGTAAAAGGGCGTGTGAACGCCAAGGACGTTATGACGATTCTGATTCCCACCCCGCTGCGCGCCTTCACCGGCCAGAAGTCGACCGTTGAAGTAGACGCCGCCAATGTTAAAGAAGCCCTCGCGAAGCTGACTGAGGCGCATCCTGCGCTGCAGCAGCACCTCTTCGGCGCTGAAGGCAAGCTCCGCTCGTTCGTGAATGTGTACGTCAACGATGACGATATCCGCGACCTGCCCGAGAAGGATCTGACTCCTCTGAAGGGCTCCGATGAGCTGTCCATCATCCCGTCCATCGCCGGCGGTAATTTCCCCGGCATTGCGGAAGCTGCACTCGCCGAGCCGCTGACCAAGGAACTCCCGAAGCTGACCAACGAAGAGATCGCGCGCTACTCGCGCCACCTGATCCTGCCGGAAGTCGGCATGGACGGCCAGCGCAAACTGAAGGCCGCCAAGGTCCTCTGCGTCGGCACCGGCGGCCTCGGTGCGCCGCTCGCGCTGTACCTTACCGCCGCGGGCGTGGGCACCATCGGCCTCGTCGACTTCGACGTCGTCGATGAGAGCAACCTGCAGCGCCAGGTCATTCACTCGCAGCAGACGGTCGGCATGCTCAAGGTCGATTCCGCCGAGCAGATGCTGAAGGGCCTCAACAAGAACGTCAACATCGTCAAGCACAACACGATGCTGACCTCCGCCAACGCGCTCGAAATCTTCAAGGATTACGACGTCATCGCGGACGGCACCGACAACTTTCAGACACGCTACCTCGTCAACGACGCCTGCGTGCTCACCGGCAAACCGAACGCCTACGGCTCCATCTTCCGTTTCGAAGGTCAGGCCAGCGTCTTCGCTACCGAGGAAGGCCCCTGCTACCGCTGCCTGTACCCCGAACCGCCGCCGCCGGGTCTCGTCCCCTCCTGCGCGGAGGGTGGCGTACTCGGCATCCTGCCCGGCCTCGTCGGCGTCATCCAGGCGACCGAAGTCATCAAGCTGATCCTCGGCATCGGCGAGCCCCTCATCGGCCGCCTGCTGCTGGTTGACTCGCTTGCCATGGGTTTCCGCACGCTCAAGCTGCGCAAGAACCCGGCCTGCCCCGCCTGCGGCACCCACGAGATTAAGGAACTGATCGATTATGACCAGTTCTGCGGCATCCAGAAGCCCGCCGAGGTTGGCCCGCTTGAGGTCTCAGCACACGCAGCGGTCGCTGCCGATCTGCAGGAAAAGGACGGCATTCCGCAGATCAGCGTCGAAACCCTTAAGGCTAAGCGCGACGAAGGCAAGGCGTTCATCCTCGATGTACGCGACCCGCACGAGGCGCAGATTGCCACCCTCGGCGCGCCGATGATCCCGGTGGGCGACCTCGAGTCGCGCATCGGCGAACTCAAAGGACGCGAGAACGACGAGATCCTCGTTCACTGCCGCAGCGGCGCACGCTCGCAGAAGGCCGCGCTCATCCTGAAGTCGCACGGCTTCAAGAATGTCTCGAACGTCACCGGCGGCATCCTCGCCTGGGCCGACAAGATCGATCCCAGCATGCCCAAGTACTAGCGAACACGCTCCTCAGCCAAAGGCCCGGCTCTCGCCGGGCCTTTTCTCTGCGGCGTGGGATGACGTGTCAACGATTCGAATCGGCAGTCGAGTGAACGAATTCCAGTCTTTCCTGTGTCATCGCGCATCCAATTTTCAGCTTTCCTTAATGTTTGGAGAAATATCCAAGTGCAATCCTCGTTCTGGGCGCACCCTCGCGTGCTGCCCCTCTCCGCTGGCCTGATCCTGGCAGCGACCATCCCGGCCATGGGCCAGAGCCTAAAGCAGATCGATCTGCCAGACGCCCCCTCCGCATTGCTCACAGCGAAGGCCGAAACTGGGCCTCTGCCCGACATCGAAGCCCGCAGAGCGGACACTGCAGGGTTCATGAGCGATGAGTACTTCGGCACGTCTGCGGGATTCTCCGGCTCCCAGCAGACCAGCCCGGACCAGTCCGCTGCTGACGCTGCGCGCCAGTCGGATCACCGCAAGGATGAGCCCCAGATCCCCAAGGGTCAACAGCAGCAGCAGCGTATCTTCGGCGTCCTTGCTAACTTCCAGTCAGTCTCTGCCGGCGCCAAGCCGGTCAAGGCAGGCTGGCGTACCGATTTCAAGATTGCGAACAAGTCGAACTACGACTACACCGCGCTGGGCTTCGTCTTTGTAACCTCTGCACTTGCCTACGCACAGGACTCGCACCCGTCGCTCAGCACTGTCAACGGTGGCGACGCGGTCTACTGGGCATATCTGTGGCGTGGCTTTGTAGACAAGACGGACGGCAGCTACCAGGCGCAGTTCCTGTTCCCCGCCCTGCTGCACGAGGACGTGCGCTACTACGCCATGGGCCACGGTTCCAAGGTGCACCGCACGCTGCATGCGATGTCCTCCATCGTCGTGGCGCACACCTATTCCGGCCGCCCTATCCCAAACTTCGCCGGCATCGCCGGCAAGGTGGGAACACAGGCTGTCTCAACCACTTACTACCCGTCCGGCTCGCAGGACTTCGGCGTGCTGGCAACAAAGTTCGCGTACGCCTGCATGCGCCAGGCCGGCTTCGCGATCCTGCGGGAGTTCTCGCCCGATCTGAAAAATCTGAGCGATCGCCGGCACCGGCACCAGGCGGCAGACACACCATAGCCTGACCTATCGCGGCGGGACGGGCGCCGCGACAGGTGCGGCGGTGACGCCCGGCACCGTTACCGGGTGTGGGATGACACCGGCAGCAGATGCCTGCACATCGAAGCCATACAGATCGAGCGTCTTGCCTGACAGTTGCAGCAGCGCAGCGCGATCTCTCGCATAGGCGGCTGTTGCCGAGAGCAGGCTGTTGGCCGCGATTGCAAGGTTGCGACGCTGCTGCTGCACGTTCGCTGGCGTCGATGTTCCAAGCTCATACTTTCTCTGTTCGGAGTGC is a genomic window containing:
- the moeB gene encoding molybdopterin-synthase adenylyltransferase MoeB, with product MTKELPKLTNEEIARYSRHLILPEVGMDGQRKLKAAKVLCVGTGGLGAPLALYLTAAGVGTIGLVDFDVVDESNLQRQVIHSQQTVGMLKVDSAEQMLKGLNKNVNIVKHNTMLTSANALEIFKDYDVIADGTDNFQTRYLVNDACVLTGKPNAYGSIFRFEGQASVFATEEGPCYRCLYPEPPPPGLVPSCAEGGVLGILPGLVGVIQATEVIKLILGIGEPLIGRLLLVDSLAMGFRTLKLRKNPACPACGTHEIKELIDYDQFCGIQKPAEVGPLEVSAHAAVAADLQEKDGIPQISVETLKAKRDEGKAFILDVRDPHEAQIATLGAPMIPVGDLESRIGELKGRENDEILVHCRSGARSQKAALILKSHGFKNVSNVTGGILAWADKIDPSMPKY
- a CDS encoding Mov34/MPN/PAD-1 family protein; amino-acid sequence: MLKLTQSDYETLRAHGEETYPNECCGIMLGHTGDCNQVVELMRAGNTRTDSAHNRYHIAPQELIKAQREGRKKGLDIVGFYHSHPDHPAQWSATDFAEAHWFGCSYVITAVAQGKAEVTNAFLLRGTSEDDKTFENEEILVG